One Erythrobacter aureus DNA segment encodes these proteins:
- a CDS encoding PepSY-associated TM helix domain-containing protein, which produces MEMARGIESGTSVRAKPAPKAARTWWKVHQWVGLKLSLFMTFILFTGTLAVLSAEIDWLVQPSLRVAPSTVEGPIAWAEIAENARGYPGVAKVNYIGAPTASAFASKVTVEDEAGNLFFLHAHPTTGKIQGTGPWVGAQRVLRNMHRHLNLPVKYGVPIVSSLAFLLLVTLVTSFVVYKKWWRGFTKPLRNRDARTWWGDFHRLAGVWSLWFVALITLTSIWYFVESLGGNAPPHPRVEREAPVETGRSEEGSLAAAIDAALAAYPGLQVENVQLPGEEGVLQMNGEFEAVLVRPRSNAVYVDARTAEVLLTTDGRELNLHQRIGEMADPLHFGYFGGYWTKVPWFLFGLAMTGLSLSGAAIYSLRIARERGDQVRLGRSFSGMWQGMGRWRWLSNSLIAIGFVFLAFLILGIQ; this is translated from the coding sequence ATGGAGATGGCGCGGGGCATCGAGAGCGGAACGTCGGTCCGCGCGAAACCCGCGCCCAAAGCCGCGCGGACGTGGTGGAAAGTGCATCAATGGGTCGGGTTGAAGCTCAGCCTATTCATGACCTTCATCTTGTTCACAGGGACTCTGGCGGTGCTTAGCGCCGAGATCGACTGGTTGGTCCAGCCGAGCCTGCGCGTTGCTCCGTCGACTGTCGAAGGGCCGATCGCCTGGGCCGAGATAGCCGAGAATGCACGAGGTTATCCCGGCGTGGCGAAGGTGAATTATATCGGCGCGCCGACCGCATCGGCCTTCGCTTCCAAGGTGACGGTCGAGGACGAGGCGGGCAACCTGTTCTTTCTTCACGCCCATCCCACCACGGGCAAGATTCAGGGAACCGGGCCATGGGTGGGCGCGCAGCGCGTGCTGCGCAACATGCACCGGCATTTGAACCTGCCGGTCAAATACGGCGTTCCGATCGTCTCCTCGCTCGCGTTTTTGCTGCTGGTGACGCTGGTCACGTCCTTCGTGGTCTACAAGAAGTGGTGGCGGGGTTTCACTAAGCCGCTACGCAACCGCGATGCGCGCACCTGGTGGGGGGATTTCCATCGCCTGGCGGGCGTCTGGTCACTGTGGTTCGTAGCGCTGATCACGCTGACGAGCATCTGGTATTTCGTCGAGAGCCTAGGCGGCAATGCGCCGCCGCATCCGCGCGTGGAGCGCGAGGCGCCGGTCGAAACGGGACGGAGCGAGGAGGGGAGTCTCGCGGCGGCGATCGATGCGGCGCTGGCTGCCTATCCGGGCCTGCAGGTTGAAAACGTCCAACTGCCGGGCGAAGAGGGTGTGCTGCAGATGAATGGCGAATTCGAGGCGGTGCTGGTCCGTCCGCGCTCGAACGCGGTTTATGTCGACGCCCGCACCGCTGAGGTGTTGCTTACGACCGACGGGCGTGAGTTGAACCTCCACCAGCGGATCGGCGAGATGGCCGACCCGCTCCATTTCGGCTATTTCGGCGGTTACTGGACCAAGGTACCCTGGTTCCTTTTCGGCCTGGCCATGACGGGGCTCTCGCTGTCGGGAGCGGCAATCTATTCACTGCGCATAGCGCGCGAGCGCGGCGATCAGGTGCGATTGGGACGAAGTTTTTCCGGTATGTGGCAGGGAATGGGGCGCTGGCGCTGGTTGTCAAACTCCCTGATCGCCATCGGATTTGTGTTTCTCGCCTTTCTTATCCTCGGCATTCAGTAG
- a CDS encoding TonB-dependent siderophore receptor yields MRTYLLLAAASTALTFAPAHAQDVAPSADASKAEQSDEVDPEHTIIVSGRAQKLYRVEETSSGKLETPPLESSLVITTITEQLIEDQGARDAQDLYRNISGVSFFSYAGVTARGFRQEEIFYDGLRGDPYAGFSVPQLFNVQRVEFLKGPSGMLYGPGAPGGLFNYVTKKAQDDEFDGMVKVIAGTEDRFGGSAEVNMPLGNGFAARGGFFYEDRGTFRFNAASRTMIADAGVSFDPGPVRVDIQATRYDQELDANRLRGVPVGDDGEFLTSRRWNHNEPTDFLNLESDVLQMRLEAEPFDGLTVDATARYNSATEVQNYHEPRGLFDSDGDGTIDATIREFRDQRREQETWSFGANAIWATDLSDTVRNRMLLGADHYIAETYFQGRSLRGGTTDIPGLPNPLSLFDPQYGQSDRATYIQGAFRISRGDSSQTGFYLLNELTVGRLILTGGIRYDEADADGLVEDETTYRAGAVYRVTDEISVFGQYATSFEPQSASAQNPLAGGPFDPTRGDIVEGGIKTALMDGRIQSTLSAYRIRRTNILQADPRGDVGNDGVDDLLAAGEITSKGIEFDLAADITPDWVLTLAYSYNDTRITQDNGGGGFPLNVGDRFPNAPEHQLGFWTRYQFPGLGLAAALGGDYVSERVSISGQPVNPYMVFDASLIYETGPYRALIRVDNLFDKTYAASGFIERTGHFPGAPRSAFLEIGYAF; encoded by the coding sequence ATGAGGACCTATCTCTTGCTCGCTGCCGCGAGCACCGCCTTGACGTTTGCGCCGGCTCATGCACAGGACGTCGCGCCGTCCGCCGACGCCTCCAAAGCGGAGCAGAGCGACGAGGTCGATCCCGAGCATACGATCATTGTCAGCGGCCGCGCTCAAAAGCTCTATCGCGTGGAGGAAACCAGTTCAGGCAAACTGGAGACACCCCCGCTCGAATCAAGCTTGGTAATCACCACCATCACCGAACAGCTGATCGAGGACCAAGGCGCGCGCGATGCGCAGGATCTCTATCGCAATATCTCGGGCGTGAGCTTCTTCAGCTATGCAGGCGTGACGGCGCGCGGGTTCCGGCAGGAGGAGATTTTCTACGACGGGCTCCGCGGCGATCCCTATGCTGGATTTTCCGTGCCGCAGCTGTTCAACGTCCAGCGAGTCGAGTTTCTAAAGGGTCCTAGCGGCATGCTCTACGGCCCCGGCGCGCCCGGTGGGTTGTTCAACTATGTCACCAAGAAAGCCCAGGACGATGAATTTGACGGCATGGTCAAGGTGATCGCCGGGACCGAGGACCGTTTCGGCGGGTCGGCTGAGGTCAATATGCCGCTGGGCAATGGTTTCGCGGCGCGCGGCGGGTTCTTCTACGAAGATCGTGGCACCTTCCGCTTCAATGCCGCTTCGCGCACCATGATTGCCGATGCGGGCGTGTCCTTTGATCCGGGCCCGGTGCGAGTGGACATACAAGCGACGCGTTATGATCAAGAGCTCGACGCCAACCGGCTGCGTGGCGTCCCGGTAGGCGACGATGGTGAGTTTCTGACTAGCCGACGCTGGAACCACAACGAGCCAACGGATTTCCTCAACCTCGAATCCGACGTTCTCCAAATGCGTCTGGAGGCGGAGCCCTTCGATGGACTAACCGTAGACGCCACGGCGCGCTATAACAGCGCGACCGAAGTGCAAAACTATCACGAGCCACGCGGGCTGTTCGATTCGGACGGCGATGGCACGATCGACGCCACGATCCGCGAGTTCCGCGACCAACGGCGCGAACAGGAGACTTGGTCATTCGGCGCGAACGCGATTTGGGCAACCGATCTGAGCGACACCGTGCGCAACCGCATGCTGTTAGGGGCCGACCACTACATCGCCGAGACCTATTTTCAGGGCCGCTCGCTGCGCGGCGGGACCACCGACATTCCGGGTCTGCCCAACCCGCTGAGCCTGTTCGATCCGCAATACGGCCAGTCCGACCGCGCGACCTACATTCAAGGCGCTTTCCGGATCAGCCGCGGCGACAGTAGTCAGACCGGCTTCTACCTCCTCAACGAACTGACCGTCGGTCGGCTGATCCTGACCGGAGGCATTCGCTACGATGAGGCTGATGCCGACGGGCTGGTCGAAGACGAGACCACCTATCGCGCCGGCGCCGTCTATCGCGTGACCGACGAGATCTCGGTTTTCGGCCAATATGCGACGAGCTTCGAGCCGCAGAGCGCAAGCGCGCAAAATCCGCTCGCCGGCGGCCCGTTCGATCCCACACGCGGTGATATCGTGGAGGGCGGCATAAAGACCGCGCTGATGGACGGGCGCATCCAGTCGACACTGTCCGCCTACCGCATCCGGCGTACCAATATCCTCCAGGCCGACCCGCGCGGCGATGTGGGCAATGACGGGGTAGACGATCTGCTGGCGGCTGGCGAGATCACCAGCAAGGGGATCGAGTTCGATCTGGCGGCCGACATCACGCCAGACTGGGTGCTGACGCTCGCTTACAGCTACAATGATACGCGCATCACGCAAGACAATGGTGGGGGCGGCTTCCCGCTAAATGTTGGCGACCGCTTTCCCAATGCGCCCGAACATCAACTGGGGTTCTGGACACGCTATCAGTTTCCCGGTCTCGGCCTCGCCGCGGCTCTGGGTGGCGACTACGTTTCCGAACGGGTGAGCATCAGTGGCCAGCCGGTCAATCCCTATATGGTGTTCGACGCTTCGCTGATTTACGAAACCGGACCGTATCGCGCACTCATCCGCGTCGATAATTTGTTCGACAAGACTTATGCTGCCTCGGGCTTCATCGAGCGGACGGGACATTTCCCCGGCGCGCCGCGATCGGCCTTCCTCGAGATTGGATATGCCTTCTGA
- a CDS encoding ATP-dependent DNA helicase, which yields MTQPVPLPALHASHAGTWLRDPNGPTRGCSKGEAVMAAADTPQLLMNAPLVASRLGYPDLSGLDLLELFAFVHPASFCVPTPKGLAHALGLDEPADDAAVPLLLQQAAGVLVATCESEDWEQREGAWSSLQSLARLRWPWANVLAPHVRKPQRAEKWLFSRLPEWEEAPERAQPAQVLIEEPEIEAHLERLTGEGAERREGQRLFARDAGSVFGPRDRQKRPHLLLAQAGTGIGKTLGYLAPASLWAERSGGTVWVSTYTKNLQRQLRQESRRAWPNIRADGSPPVVVRKGRENYLCLLNLEDALQGGFTGRPAILAHLVARWAAYSQDGDMIGGDLPGWLGTLFRKRGIAALTDQRGECVYAGCPHYRKCFIERSARNAAQADLVIANHALVMINAARGRDVNGRPTRIVFDEGHHVFDAADSTFSAALTGQEAIELRRWIIGPEKNSRGRRRGLSARLADVASYDDAGGEAVEDAVEAAHALPSDGWLGRLAEGSPIGPLEELLAVVRATTFARDEKGLEAGYGIETETAQLPGELVETAGTAAQALASIRAPLLKLAGRLEAVLEDAPDWLDGQGRARIEGARHSLAWRIDLIAAWEALLSRLGGPADPEFVDWLQVDRNDAREFDVGLHRHWLDPMKPFAKVVLESAHGVMLTSATLTDRDESGPDWAHAIAKSGAPHLELQPKTAQADSPFDYASRAEVLIVTDIRRGDIPALAGAYARLIEASNGGVLGLFTAIRRMRAVYGRIADRLARAGLPLYAQHVDPIDTGTLTDIFRDDPHASLLGTDALRDGVDVPGKSLRCVVMESVPWPRPTILHRARRAAAAEEAGGAQRYDDRIIRARLAQAFGRLIRTREDSGHFVMLSPAFPSRLLSAFPEGTPVTRLTLEEALQRVAKGVVSPEQMAAETQPQ from the coding sequence GTGACTCAGCCGGTGCCCCTCCCTGCCTTGCACGCAAGCCATGCCGGGACCTGGCTGCGCGACCCGAACGGGCCGACACGCGGTTGCTCCAAGGGTGAGGCGGTTATGGCGGCTGCCGATACGCCTCAATTGCTGATGAATGCTCCGCTGGTGGCAAGCAGGTTGGGTTATCCCGACCTGTCTGGCCTCGACCTGCTGGAACTCTTCGCGTTCGTCCATCCGGCGAGCTTTTGCGTGCCCACGCCCAAGGGGCTTGCCCATGCGCTGGGCCTCGACGAACCGGCCGACGATGCTGCCGTGCCCCTGCTGCTTCAGCAGGCCGCGGGCGTATTGGTGGCAACCTGCGAGAGCGAGGACTGGGAGCAGCGCGAAGGAGCATGGTCGAGCTTGCAATCGCTCGCGCGGCTGCGCTGGCCCTGGGCGAATGTGCTCGCTCCGCATGTGAGGAAACCGCAACGCGCCGAAAAGTGGCTCTTCTCGCGGCTGCCCGAGTGGGAGGAGGCCCCCGAACGAGCCCAACCGGCGCAGGTTCTGATCGAAGAGCCCGAAATCGAGGCGCACCTTGAACGGCTTACCGGAGAAGGTGCCGAGAGGCGCGAGGGGCAAAGGCTGTTCGCGCGCGACGCGGGCAGCGTATTCGGCCCGCGCGACAGGCAGAAACGCCCCCACCTCCTGCTGGCGCAGGCAGGCACCGGCATCGGCAAGACGCTGGGCTATCTCGCACCCGCCTCGCTGTGGGCGGAACGGTCGGGCGGGACAGTCTGGGTTTCGACCTATACCAAGAATCTCCAGCGCCAGTTGCGGCAGGAAAGCAGGCGCGCCTGGCCTAATATCCGCGCGGATGGTTCACCGCCAGTGGTCGTGCGCAAGGGCCGGGAAAACTACCTTTGCCTGCTCAATCTGGAAGACGCGCTGCAGGGCGGCTTTACCGGTCGCCCCGCCATTCTCGCGCATCTGGTCGCGCGCTGGGCAGCCTATTCGCAGGATGGCGATATGATCGGCGGCGATCTGCCGGGCTGGCTCGGCACGCTGTTCCGCAAACGGGGGATCGCGGCGCTGACCGACCAGCGCGGCGAATGCGTCTATGCCGGCTGCCCGCATTACCGGAAGTGCTTTATCGAGCGCAGTGCGCGTAATGCCGCCCAGGCCGATCTGGTAATCGCCAACCATGCGCTGGTGATGATCAATGCAGCTCGCGGGCGCGATGTGAACGGACGCCCGACGCGGATCGTCTTCGACGAAGGTCATCACGTGTTCGACGCTGCCGACAGCACGTTCTCCGCCGCGCTGACCGGGCAGGAGGCAATCGAGCTGAGGCGCTGGATCATCGGGCCGGAAAAGAACAGCCGCGGTCGGCGCCGGGGCCTGTCCGCCCGTCTCGCAGATGTCGCCAGCTATGACGATGCGGGCGGCGAAGCGGTGGAAGACGCAGTCGAGGCCGCGCATGCCCTGCCCTCCGATGGCTGGCTCGGACGTCTGGCGGAAGGCTCGCCTATCGGGCCGCTGGAAGAACTCCTCGCCGTCGTGCGCGCGACCACCTTCGCGCGCGACGAAAAGGGGCTTGAGGCGGGCTATGGCATCGAAACCGAAACCGCCCAGCTTCCGGGCGAACTGGTCGAGACGGCAGGCACGGCGGCGCAGGCCCTCGCCTCCATCCGTGCGCCACTCCTCAAACTCGCGGGTCGGCTCGAGGCGGTCCTGGAAGACGCGCCCGACTGGCTCGATGGCCAGGGCCGTGCGCGGATCGAGGGGGCGCGCCATTCGCTGGCCTGGAGGATCGACCTGATTGCCGCATGGGAGGCGCTGCTTTCGCGCCTGGGCGGCCCGGCCGATCCCGAATTCGTCGATTGGTTGCAGGTCGATCGCAACGATGCGCGCGAATTCGATGTCGGGCTCCACCGCCACTGGCTCGATCCGATGAAGCCCTTCGCAAAAGTGGTGCTCGAATCGGCACATGGCGTGATGCTGACCAGCGCCACGCTGACCGATCGGGACGAGAGCGGCCCCGATTGGGCTCACGCCATCGCCAAAAGCGGCGCGCCGCATCTAGAATTGCAACCCAAGACCGCGCAGGCGGACAGCCCGTTCGATTATGCCAGCCGCGCCGAGGTGCTGATCGTCACCGACATCAGGCGCGGCGATATTCCCGCGCTCGCGGGTGCCTATGCACGGCTGATCGAGGCTTCCAATGGCGGCGTGCTTGGCCTGTTTACGGCGATCCGGCGGATGCGCGCGGTCTATGGCCGGATTGCCGACCGGCTCGCGCGGGCGGGGTTGCCGCTCTATGCCCAGCATGTCGATCCGATCGATACCGGCACGCTGACGGATATCTTCCGCGACGATCCGCACGCCAGCCTGCTCGGCACCGACGCGCTGCGCGACGGGGTCGACGTGCCCGGCAAAAGCTTGCGCTGCGTGGTCATGGAAAGCGTACCCTGGCCACGCCCCACCATCCTCCATCGCGCGCGCCGCGCCGCTGCCGCCGAGGAAGCAGGAGGTGCCCAGCGCTATGACGACCGGATCATTCGCGCCCGCCTCGCGCAGGCCTTCGGGCGGCTGATCCGCACGCGCGAGGATTCGGGCCATTTCGTCATGCTCTCGCCCGCCTTCCCCAGCCGGTTGCTTTCCGCCTTTCCCGAGGGCACGCCCGTCACGCGGTTGACACTCGAAGAGGCTTTACAGCGCGTTGCCAAGGGTGTTGTTAGCCCCGAGCAGATGGCAGCGGAGACCCAGCCCCAGTGA
- a CDS encoding SixA phosphatase family protein, giving the protein MKILGLLRHAKSDWGQSDKRDFDRGLNDRGRQGAQVIGEHIRAHGVGWDRLVASPAERVKQTLAAALPAFVPQWDERLYLAGTDTIMDVIREKGGDGDALLVSGHNPGLGDMLFELVAPKNENALYDEAKVKFPTAAFAVFELDIEEWSDLRDGCGVLVHFARPRDLDPELGPEY; this is encoded by the coding sequence ATGAAGATCCTCGGCCTGCTGCGACACGCGAAGTCCGATTGGGGGCAAAGCGACAAGCGCGATTTCGATCGCGGGCTCAACGATCGCGGGCGCCAAGGGGCGCAGGTGATCGGCGAGCATATCCGCGCGCATGGCGTAGGCTGGGACAGGCTGGTCGCCAGCCCCGCCGAACGTGTGAAGCAAACACTGGCTGCGGCGCTTCCCGCATTCGTACCGCAATGGGACGAACGGCTCTATCTCGCGGGGACCGACACGATCATGGACGTAATCCGCGAAAAGGGCGGCGATGGCGATGCGCTGCTGGTTTCGGGCCACAATCCGGGCCTCGGCGACATGCTGTTCGAACTGGTCGCGCCCAAAAACGAGAACGCGCTCTACGACGAGGCCAAGGTAAAATTCCCCACCGCCGCCTTTGCCGTGTTCGAACTCGACATCGAGGAATGGAGCGACCTGCGCGACGGCTGCGGCGTGCTGGTGCATTTCGCCCGGCCCCGCGACCTCGATCCGGAGCTTGGGCCGGAATATTGA